Proteins encoded by one window of Scatophagus argus isolate fScaArg1 chromosome 4, fScaArg1.pri, whole genome shotgun sequence:
- the prdm8b gene encoding PR domain zinc finger protein 8b: MEESSSQKLVWDGDAKAVQQCLTDIFTSVYTTCDIPENAIFGPCVLSHTSLYDSIAFIALKSTDKRTAPYIFRVDTSAANSTSEGLMWLRLVQSARDKEEQNLEAYVKNGQLFYRSLRRIEKDEELLVWYGKDLIDLLMLSSSRAPTKSKGSSHHSCPDCSQRFQFDFPFLAHLRFRCTKRLQSITGADEEPSKESSSERPNTTPARHSPNLGRSEGFSSPQDINKPSTDFHNLARDLENNCTSPPSDKEAEICSESSGKRKFSEIEERDCRGNGHPQSKSKEELATSAQNYRGVYGLEENHRAFSPPVSTQLSEGKRSAFTEVKKSPQNLKHHSGNKNIQSSNSENKDGGRPSSSPPEKHLNIRQVLSETQPPQSSPIGSAFTSVSQQGDSNGGERKSAFSQPSRSSFSQISPLVMPPKLLDCHPAVGDTISSSRLYQADHLAAKLQGAELGANCPVPGGMAKQNPFVYATTFWPKNSGPIQLQMPSALTLLPPSFTSLCLPAQNWCAKCNASFRMTSDLVYHMRSHHKKEYAMEPLVKRRREEKLKCPICNESFRERHHLSRHMTSHN; this comes from the exons ATGGAGGAGTCCAGCTCTCAGAAGTTGGTGTGGGATGGGGACGCCAAAGCGGTCCAGCAGTGTCTCACGGATATTTTTACAAGCGTCTACACGACGTGTGACATCCCAGAAAACGCCATTTTCGGGCCCTGTGTGTTGAGCCACACCTCGCTGTATGACAGCATCGCTTTCATAGCCCTGAAATCCACCGACAAACGCACAGCACCTTATATCTTCAGG GTGGACACCTCAGCAGCCAACAGCACCTCAGAGGGTTTGATGTGGTTGAGGCTCGTCCAGTCCGCCCGGGACAAAGAGGAACAGAACCTGGAGGCCTACGTGAAGAACGGTCAGCTTTTTTATCGCTCGCTCCGCCGGATCGAGAAGGACGAGGAGCTGCTGGTTTGGTATGGCAAAGACCTCATCGACCTGCTGATGCTCAGCTCAAGCAGAGCTCCTACCAAAAGCAAAG GTTCGTCCCACCACTCATGTCCAGACTGCAGCCAGAGGTTCCAGTTTGACTTCCCGTTTTTGGCCCATCTCCGGTTCCGTTGCACCAAAAGATTGCAAAGCATCACAGGGGCTGACGAGGAACCCAGCAAAGAGAGCAGCAGCGAACGACCAAACACAACCCCAGCCAGGCACAGCCCAAACCTGGGCCGCTCAGAGGGCTTCAGCAGCCCTCAGGACATCAACAAACCCTCCACAGACTTTCACAACCTGGCCAGGGATCTGGAGAACAACTGCACCAGTCCGCCCAGTGACAAGGAGGCTGAAATCTGCAGCGAGAGCTCAGGAAAGAGGAAGTTCTCAGAAATAGAGGAAAGGGATTGTCGAGGGAATGGTCATCCACAGTCCAAGTCTAAAGAAGAGCTCGCAACATCTGCACAGAACTACAGAGGAGTCTACGGTCTGGAGGAGAATCACAGGGCCTTCTCCCCTCCGGTCTCCACACAGCTCAGTGAGGGCAAGCGAAGTGCATTCACTGAGGTCAAGAAGTCGCCCCAGAACCTAAAACACCACAGCGGcaacaaaaacatccagagCTCCAACTCTGAAAACAAAGATGGTGGTCGTCCCAGCAGCAGTCCACCAGAGAAGCACCTCAACATCAGGCAGGTACTGTCGGAAACCCAGCCACCCCAATCCTCACCCATAGGCAGCGCTTTTACCTCCGTTAGTCAGCAGGGTGACAGCAATGGTGGGGAGAGGAAGAGCGCCTTTAGCCAGCCATCTCGCTCCTCCTTCTCGCAGATCTCACCGCTGGTGATGCCGCCCAAGCTGCTGGACTGCCACCCAGCGGTGGGTGACACCATCTCCTCCAGCAGACTCTACCAGGCCGACCACCTTGCCGCTAAACTACAGGGCGCAGAACTGGGCGCCAACTGTCCGGTGCCGGGTGGTATGGCCAAGCAGAACCCCTTCGTCTACGCCACCACCTTCTGGCCAAAGAATTCCGGGCCTATTCAGCTTCAGATGCCCTCTGCGCTCACCCTCCTGCCGCCCTCCTTCACCTCTCTGTGCCTGCCGGCCCAGAACTGGTGCGCCAAGTGTAATGCCTCCTTCCGCATGACCTCGGACTTGGTTTACCACATGCGATCCCACCACAAAAAGGAGTATGCCATGGAGCCTCTGGTCAAGCGGCGGCGTGAGGAAAAACTCAAGTGCCCCATTTGTAACGAGTCCTTCCGGGAGCGGCATCACCTGTCACGTCACATGACCTCCCATAACTGA